In the Moraxella osloensis genome, one interval contains:
- the pgsA gene encoding CDP-diacylglycerol--glycerol-3-phosphate 3-phosphatidyltransferase, which produces MTDKPVIDETAHAPVASGSIFNLPNNLTIARIIMIPLFVAIAYWPPAMGIGQSAITDNAIANIGMYQFSNSLLRHFLLTAVFILAAITDWLDGYFARKLNMTSAFGRFLDPVADKLMVAAALIILVQWHPDIVMAISAIVIISREIAVSALREWMAELGNRTSVAVSYVGKMKTTFQMVAITVLLLNWESLEMTGYLLLVISVVLTLWSMFIYLKAAWPYLKQP; this is translated from the coding sequence ATGACCGATAAGCCAGTGATCGACGAGACAGCCCATGCCCCTGTTGCTTCGGGTAGTATTTTTAACTTGCCCAACAACTTGACCATTGCGCGCATCATAATGATTCCGCTGTTTGTGGCGATTGCCTATTGGCCGCCTGCGATGGGGATTGGGCAGAGCGCCATTACTGACAATGCAATTGCCAATATCGGCATGTATCAGTTTAGCAATAGCCTACTACGCCACTTTTTATTGACCGCTGTATTTATTTTGGCGGCAATTACCGATTGGTTAGATGGCTACTTTGCCCGCAAGCTCAATATGACATCGGCATTTGGGCGGTTTCTTGACCCTGTGGCGGATAAGTTGATGGTTGCTGCCGCGCTAATTATCTTGGTACAGTGGCACCCTGATATTGTCATGGCGATTTCAGCGATTGTTATTATTTCACGGGAGATTGCCGTCTCAGCCTTGCGTGAGTGGATGGCAGAGCTGGGCAATCGTACCAGCGTTGCTGTGTCATATGTGGGCAAGATGAAAACCACCTTTCAAATGGTGGCAATTACGGTGTTACTACTCAATTGGGAATCGCTTGAGATGACGGGGTATTTACTATTGGTCATTTCAGTGGTGTTGACGTTGTGGTCAATGTTTATTTATCTAAAAGCGGCATGGCCCTATTTAAAACAACCCTAA
- a CDS encoding pyridoxamine 5'-phosphate oxidase family protein: MADLTKEQHIENINKVIKGVKYAMMTTITADEKHLHACPMTTNKNELENGKIWFIGDRKSETIKDLEKNPQVNLSYTSSDQKDFVSINGTAKLVNDKAKLDELWSPIYAAFYEKGKEDPNVQVICIECNGAQYWLSGNTVVDMFKMVSAAVQEGKTAENMGENHAVTF, encoded by the coding sequence ATGGCAGATCTCACCAAAGAGCAACATATTGAAAATATTAATAAAGTAATTAAAGGCGTCAAATATGCAATGATGACCACCATTACTGCAGACGAAAAACATTTACATGCGTGCCCAATGACCACTAATAAAAATGAACTAGAAAATGGCAAAATTTGGTTCATCGGCGATCGCAAATCAGAAACTATCAAAGACCTTGAAAAAAATCCACAAGTCAACTTATCTTATACCTCAAGCGACCAAAAAGACTTTGTGTCTATCAACGGCACGGCTAAACTGGTTAATGACAAAGCCAAACTAGATGAGCTTTGGAGCCCAATTTATGCGGCGTTCTATGAAAAAGGTAAAGAAGATCCTAACGTGCAAGTGATTTGCATTGAATGTAACGGCGCGCAGTATTGGTTAAGCGGTAACACGGTGGTGGATATGTTTAAGATGGTATCAGCGGCTGTCCAAGAAGGTAAAACGGCAGAAAACATGGGTGAAAACCATGCCGTGACGTTTTAA